The Desulfovibrio sp. X2 genome segment ATGGATGAGAAGAACATCATCCTGGAGATCCGCGCCGGTACAGGCGGCGAGGAGGCGGCCCTGTTCGCGGGCAACCTCTTCCGCATGTACTCCCGCTTCGCCGAGCGCAAGGGCTGGCGCCTGGAGGTCATGAGCGCCCACGAGATGGGCACCCACGGCTTCAAGGAGATCATCGCCTCCATCGCGGGCGAGAAGGTCTACTCCCGCCTCAAGTACGAGTCCGGCACCCACCGCGTGCAGCGCGTGCCCGAGACCGAGTCCCAGGGCCGCATCCACACCTCGGCCGTGACCGTGGCCATCATGGCCGAGGCCGACGAGGTGGACGTGCCCATCGACCCCACGGACCTGCGCATCGATACCTACCGCGCGTCCGGCGCGGGCGGCCAGCACGTCAACAAGACCGAGTCCGCCATCCGCATCACGCACATCCCCACGGGCGTGGTCGTGACCTGCCAGGACGAGAAGTCGCAGCACAAGAACAAGGCCAAGGCCATGAAGGTGCTGCGCTCCCGCCTGCACGAGGCCATGGCCTCGGAGCGCAAGGCCGAGGAGGACGAGAGCCGCCGCGCCCAGGTCGGCTCGGGCGACCGCTCCGGCCGTATCCGGACCTACAATTTTCCGCAGGGCCGCGTCAGCGACCACCGCATCGGGCTGACCCTCTATTCGCTCGACGCCTTCATGGACGGCGACATCGACGAGATGGTCGACGCCCTGATCGCCTCCAACCAGGCCGAGGCCCTGAAACACCAGGCCGAGACCGCCTGATCCGCGCCGCACCCGGCGCACACCTCACGTCCGCATGAACAGCCGCGAGACCGTCCGCAGCGTGCTGGCCAAGGCCGAGGCCTGGCTGGCGGAGAAGGGCGTGGACGGCCCGCGCCTCTCCGCGCAGCTCCTCCTGGCCCGCGCTCTGGAAAAGGACCGGCTGGCCATGCTCCTGGACGCGGACAAGCCCCTTGCCGAGACCGAACTGGCGCCCTTTCGCGCCCTGATCCGGCGGCGCGCCGCGGGCGAGCCGGTGGCCTACATCCTGGGCGAGAAGGAATTCTACGGCCTGCCGTTCGCCGTGGGGCCCGAGGTCCTGGTGCCCCGGCCCGAGACCGAGGGCATCGTCGAGGCCGTGCGCGAGGCCTTTCCCACGGGCGGCTCCGGCGAGGGACCGCTGCGTTTCGCGGACCTGGGCACGGGCAGCGGCTGTCTGGCCGTGAGCCTGGCCTCTCTCCTGCCGGACGCCTCCGGCCTTGCCGTGGACGCGAGCCAGGCCGCGCTCGGGCTGGCCGCGTCCAATGCCGCGCGAAACGGCGTGTCCGGAAGGCTCGCCTTCCTGCGCGCCGACTTCGGCCGTCTGCCGCTTCCGGACGGCTGCTGCGACCTCGTGGTCTCCAATCCGCCCTACGTCACCTGCGCGGAATACGCCGAGCTCTCGCACGAGGTCGCGGACTTCGAGCCGCGCCTGGCCCTGGTCTCCGGCGAGGACGGGCTAGACGCCGTGCGCGCCCTTCTGCCCGAGGCCGCGCGCCTGCTCAGGCCCGGCGGCCTGCTCCTCGTGGAGATCGGCTGCCGCCAGGGCGAGGCGGCCTGCAGCCTGACGCGCGA includes the following:
- the prfA gene encoding peptide chain release factor 1 — encoded protein: MFAKLESLERKFEDLERELAAPEVFNDQERYRKLTKAHSDLGEIVKVFREHKRLTRELAENKAMLADSDPEIRDMAKAEIGSINEHLPEIEHELQILLLPKDPMDEKNIILEIRAGTGGEEAALFAGNLFRMYSRFAERKGWRLEVMSAHEMGTHGFKEIIASIAGEKVYSRLKYESGTHRVQRVPETESQGRIHTSAVTVAIMAEADEVDVPIDPTDLRIDTYRASGAGGQHVNKTESAIRITHIPTGVVVTCQDEKSQHKNKAKAMKVLRSRLHEAMASERKAEEDESRRAQVGSGDRSGRIRTYNFPQGRVSDHRIGLTLYSLDAFMDGDIDEMVDALIASNQAEALKHQAETA
- the prmC gene encoding peptide chain release factor N(5)-glutamine methyltransferase, encoding MNSRETVRSVLAKAEAWLAEKGVDGPRLSAQLLLARALEKDRLAMLLDADKPLAETELAPFRALIRRRAAGEPVAYILGEKEFYGLPFAVGPEVLVPRPETEGIVEAVREAFPTGGSGEGPLRFADLGTGSGCLAVSLASLLPDASGLAVDASQAALGLAASNAARNGVSGRLAFLRADFGRLPLPDGCCDLVVSNPPYVTCAEYAELSHEVADFEPRLALVSGEDGLDAVRALLPEAARLLRPGGLLLVEIGCRQGEAACSLTREAGFREVGVLRDLAGLQRIVRARA